TTGTCCAAGCACTTAAAGTCCTCAAGCTTAGTGAGTGCCCCATTACTGGTAAGTTATTTCTTTTCCTCTCCTTTCTTTTTGTGTCTTTCCTGACTGTCCCTTCTTCTTGTTTTTTAGGGGAGTTCCCGGGAGCCTATAGAAATTCCAACTGGTCCTTCTTCTTCCCGCATCCGGGACAAGGCCTCTGAGGTGGGGGTAGCTCGATTCTCTTCGGCTTATGAACTTTCTTCGTTACGTGCTACTGGGACTAGCAATCCTACTTTTCAGGAGGGCCTTGCTTGTCGATCCCCCATTGCCCCTCTGTTTGCTGATGCCATCCCTACCTCTTATGTTCCCAAGTGGAAGGTAACTAGTTCTTCCGTGATAGGGACTCCTGAAGCAGCCAGAGATTTTCTGAGTCATgctgtcccccccccccccataaatTTGTAAATTCTGCCATGAGGGATGATCTCTTTGAAGATCAGTACAACATGTCTTTGTGTGAAAGCTTCTTTAGGGGTGCTGGGATGCTGCAAAGGATTGACGATTTGAGGAAAGCAAACGAGGGACTCAAGGCTGAGCTTAAGGCTTCCCAGTCGGTTGTTGCTGGGCTTAGAGGCCAAGTAGTTGATGCTGAGAGGAGGCTACAGGAGGAGAAGGTGCATAATCTTCTCCCCCCCCCTCCCTCCCCTTTTTTTTATATACACATACTGCCATATTCATTGGTTCTTTGTCTAGGGAGCTGGAGCTATCCTTGAGAGGAAGGAGCGGGCCTGGGAGCAGGAGATGTCATCGTTGATTGCGGAGAAGGAGGAGCTTGCTGCTGAGCTGAAGCATATGAAGGAGGTTGGCTCTGTTTCTCAGGAGCAGCTTAACACTATGTATGCAGATTATGGGATAACTTCAGATGACAACCAACGGTTGGCTGGGGAGAAGCACTGGTTGATCACTGAAGGTTTTGGAGCCTTCCTGACCGCTGTTGCTCAATCAGAAGACTTTAAGAATGGTTTGGAGGAGATTTACAGGGCCTATAGGGATGTTGGCTATCAAGCGGGGTTGAAGGATGGCTATGCTTATTCTGCCTAGGGCCTGGGCAGGAAAGAGACTCCTCTTTACaactccaaggcaaagaagaagTTGTCCAAACTAAACGAGGAGTTCGGTCGTAAGACCCCAACTGTCCTTGCCAAGATTCTTGAACATCCCATGATCTCAATTGCTGAATTGAAGGCCTTGTTCTCCCCCGTTGGTCCCTCGTCTCCGCCGTCTCTTTCTGGGGGTGATCCCCAGTAAATTCTGAACATTTGACAAATTTCGATATGGTTGTAATAACTCTAACTTACCGTAGGATGCTCGTATGTTTGACTTTATTTTGGATGGTCCTTCGTGTTGGGGACCATGTTGATCGCTAATCGTATGATCTATGGTTATGTATAGCTCCTCTTCGGCTTGGTTGCCTTCTTCTTGtcttgtttgttttattttgcaGGGGCTTATATCGGAAGCTAGCTTGGTGGTTCCTTGGAGATTTTCAAGCTGCTTTGGCGAGGAGCTATGTCTTTTCTTTGTCTTGCCGTGTCTGTaataatctttttggctttttgcCCCAGTTACTGGGGCTTCTTTTTGTACGTATGACTTGTATTAAATAAAGCAGGTTTCCCTTCGTAGTTTTCTATATACGAGTGTGTTTGCATTATTTGTTTGTTGTTGTTTGCTTTGTTAAACTGTGATTGTCTGTTCGAGGCCAATCGGTGGACAAGCCTATAATGTGATATTATGTTTTTGACTTGCTTTTGTCCGTTTTTTTAGGTTAGCTAGACCTTTATTAGCCCCACGGCCGGGCTTTGGGCATGTCTTGAATGCCTCGTACATGTGTGTTTGCTTGTTCTAGTTATAGATTTAAAGGGTGTTCAAAGGCACGTCTGCCCAGGTATGATTACCCGCAGTTTTCAAAATGGGACACTTTTGTCCGTCTTTTCATTAAATATTTGGGGGATTTATACTTCCCTTCACAGATTGTTTACAAAAGGTTTACTTTGAGGGGGGGAAGTCCCCATACATATAATTTTCCTACAACAAAAGTGGCACTTGGCCGTTTTTTCCTGGGGGCTTGCCCCTTACATGTAATACTTCCTGAGCTGCATCAGGTTCCAGGTCCTGGGGACCTCTTTTCCTTCCAAAGTCTCCAACTTGCACGTTCCCTTCCCGTTTGCCCATGTGATTCTATATGGGCCTTCCCAGTTAGGTCCCAACTTCCCGCTGTTTTCCTGTAAACTGGCCTCGTTGGCTCTAAGGACTAGGTCCCCTGGGACGAGGTTGAGCTTCTTCATCCGTGCGTTGTAGTAACTTGCCAGGAGTTTTTTGTAGTGAGCTTCTTTCACCGCTGCTACTTCCCTTCTTTCTTCCAATAAGTTCAGGCTCATTCTTAGATCCTGCTCGTTCTCCTCATCCCTCAGCTTCATCCGGGCGGTATGGGACCCGATCTCTGCAGGGATCATGGCTTCCGTCCCGTAGGTAAGGCTGAATGGGGTCTCCCCATTGCAACTTTTGGGAGTGGTTCGGTATGCCCATAACACAAATGGAAGTTCTTCTAGCCAGCCCTTCTGTTTCCTCCCAAGCCTGCCCTTCATTCCTTTGATAACGCTCTGGTTGGCTCTTTCTACCAATCCGTTACTTTGGGCATGGGTTACAGAGGTGAATACCTGTTGGAGTCTCATTTGTTCGCACCATGGCTTGAAGGGTCTCCCGGCGAATTGCACCCCATTGTCACTCACCAGTTCCTTCGGGACCCCATACCTGCACACGATGTTATCCAGTACGAACCGCCTCATTTGATCTCTGGTGATCTTTGTCAGGGGTTTCGCTTCGATCCACTTAGTGAAATAATCGATGGCCACTACCACGTATTTGACCCCCCCGGGGCCCTCTAGAAAGGGTCCAATTATGTCTATGGCCCATTTTTGAAATGGCCAAGACGTCGAGACCGGGACCATAGGGTGTTTATGTTGGTGGGTCATTGGTGCATGTACTTGGCAGTTATCACACTTCTTGATCTCTTCAGATGCCGTCTCGTACATTCGCGGCCAGTAGAATCCTGCGTTCATTGCCCTTCTTACAATCGTTCTCGGTCCTGAGTGCATTCCACAGATTCCCTCGTGCATTTCCCTGATCACATATTCGGCCTCTTCCATGTCTATGCACTTTAGGGACGGACCCAGATACGACCTTCGGTATAATTCTTCTCCAATTAGTTCATACTGTAAGGCCTTGACTCTTACCTTTCTGGCCGCCCATTCCCCCTCGGGCAAAGTCCCGTCCCGGAGGAATTTAACGATTGGAGTCATCCATGTTTCTTGGGAACCTTCGATTGTGGCTACTTCTGTTACGTCCAGGGAGGGGGATGTCAAGACCTCTACTTTGACCTCCTTCGCGAGGTGGTCGAACGCTACTGAAGCTAACTTGCTGAGTGCATCAGACTTTCTGTTCCTCCCTCGGGGGATGTATTCTAGTTTGAAGGTTCTGAATGCCTTAGCTGTCTCTTTAACTTTCGCCACATACCGAGCCATGATGCTATCCTTCGTTTCATATTCCCCCTGATACTGCTTCACCACCAACTGTGAATCGGTACTAGCCTCCACGTGTTTTGCTTTCATCTTCTGTGCCAATCTCATCCCTGCTAGGAGGGCTTCGTATTCGGCGGTAATGTTGGTGTTTTCGAAATCTAGCCTTATAGCATATGTCAGCTCAACCCCCTCGGGGCTTATCAGCGTGATGCCTGCGCCATTCCCTTCTTCACTGGATGCTCCATCAGTGAACAACTTCCAGACGGCTTCGTCCCCCCTCCTTCTTTCTTCCTCCTCCaaagtttcccacttttgtaatTCCCTCTCTTCGTCCTCGGGTACTTCTGCTAGGAAGTCGGCCAGTATCTGTCCCTTCGTGGCTGTCCTGGGCTTGAACTCTAGAGAGTGTTCTCCCAGTTCTACGGCCCATTTAGCCAGTCGTCCTGACTGTTCCGGCTTTCTAAGCACCTTCTGGAGGGGTTGATCAGTGACTAAGGTGACCTTATGCCCTTGGAAGTATCTTCTGAGCCTCCGAGATGCAAAGACCAGGGCTAATGCAAGTTTTTCTAGAGGCATGTACCGTTCCTCGGGCCCCTTGAGTGTTCTGCTGATGAAATATATGGGGATCTGCTTCCCCTCCCGTTCCACCATCATGACCGCGCTTATGGTCGTTTTAGAGACAGATAGGTAAAGGAGCAGCGGGTCCCCGGGCACCGGGGTGGCTAACGCTGGGAGCTTGCAGATGTAGGCCTTCATTTCCTGAAAGGCAGTTTCAGCCTCGGTGGTCCAGTTGAATTTGTTGGTCTGGATGCAGTCCTTTAACACCTTCATAAAAGGGAGGGTTTTGTCAGCCACTTTTGATAAGAAACGATTTAGCGCAATCAGCCTTCCGTTTAATTGCTGGAGGTCCCTCAAGGACCTGGGGGAGCGCATTTCGGCCACGGCCTGGGTTTTTTCTGGGTTTGCCCTTATCCCTCCTTTAGTTACCACCACCCCCAGGAAATTTCCTTCCTCTACCCCGAAACAGCATTTCCCGGGGTTCAGCTTCATGTTTACATCCTGCATTGTGTTGAGGGTCTCAGCTATGTCGTCTATCATGGCTGCTTCTGTCAGACTCTTGATGACAATGTCGTCAACATACACCTCTAGATTCCTTCCCCTTTGCTCCCTAAACAAGGTGTTCATAAACCTTTGTTATGTCGCCCCCGCGTTTTTGAGACCGAAGGGCATCTTAGTATAGCAGAATGTTCCCTCATCGGTGATGAAAGCagtcttttcttcatcttctattgACATCTGTATTTGGTGGTATCCCTTGTAGGCGTCTAGGAAGCACTTCAGTGGGTACTGGGACAGGGAGTCGACCTGGGTGTCTATCTCCGGGAGGGGATAGCAGTCCTTGGGGCATGCTTTGTTTAAGTCTTggaaatcgatgcacatcctccaTCCCCCATCTTTTTTCTGAACCATAACTGGGTTGGCAACCCAGGATGGGTATTTGACTTCCCTGACTATCCCCGCTTTGAGCAGTTTGCGGGTCTCTTCACAAGCAGCCCTTCTCTTGTTTGGCCCCATGCTTCGCTTCTTTTGCTTCACTGGTTTCGCCCATGTGAAGGTGTTGAGCCGGTGTTCCGTCAGGCTTCTGGGAATTCCCGTCATGTCCCCGTGTTGGAATGCAAACACGTCTATGTTATGGAGGAGTAATTCCTTCAGGGCACTCTTGCATTTGTCACTTAGGTGGCTTCCTACCTTGACTGTTTGTTCTGGGAACTTATCACAGAGGACCCACTCTTCCACCTTCTTCCCTGGGGTCTTCCCTGGTTCCTCCCCTTTGGATACTGAAGAGACAACTTCATAAGCTGACTTCACCCATGCAAGACCCTTCGGTGTTTGGAATACCAACGCTCCGTGAGGAGTAGATGCTTGTGCTTGTAGATCTCCAATCCCAGGTCTTCCCAAAATCGCGTTGTACTTGGAGGGTGCCCTGACCACAGTGAAGGTTAAATTGATTGTCCGGACCCTATCCCCTACGCCAACCGTAAATGGGAGCTTGATCTTTCCTAGAGGATGTGACACACTGTTGTTGAATCCCACCAACGGGATAGAGTCCTCCTCCAGTCTATCTCTTATATCTCTATCGAACCTGAGGAAGCAATGTTCATATATTACTTCGACGCCGGATCCTCCGTCCACGTGTATTCTGGACACTTTGTGTCCAGCTATCACTGCTGAGATATTTAGCGGAAGCCGTTATACTTCGTTTTCTTCTAGGTACGGCATGAGGATGGGAGCTTTCATGCAGTTTGGAGAGCCTAGGATTCTGGCCTTAACACTCCGGGTAACATCgaattcatttctccttcttaTCATATCAACATCTGCCCTCCCCGGCTCTCTTGCATCTCTTCCCTTACGATCCCCTCCCCCTTCTTTGATCTCCTTGACCAGGTGCGCCAGTCTTCCTGTCTTCACCGCCGCCTCTATTTCCCTCTTGAGGTACATGCAGTCATCTGTTTTGTGCCCGAAGCCCTTATGAAATTCACAATATTCATTCGGCTGTGCTTTAGGTCCTGGCTTTATGGGGGGTGGCCTCGGGAAAGAATTCCTCACCCTTTCCGTGGCCAGTATTTCACTTGGGGTTTTGACAAGGGGGGTGAAGCTGTCGGAGTAAGGGGGAGGCCCCTCCCTCGGGGTCTGTAGGGGGAGTATGAGGGTCTTGCCCTGTCATGCAACATTCTATCACAGGGAGGCTTTCGTGTGTAGGGGGTACCTTTCTCAAGTGGTCTTGTTGTTGGAGTGGCCCTCCGGGACGTGGTGTCTGTCTCCTTAGCTTTGCTGACCGTATCCTTTCCCCGGACGAAAGCCCTCACCCTGTCCATGAGATTGTCGAAAGAAGTGGGAACTCCTCTCCCAGCTTTTCACACAGTTGTGTATGCTTCAGCCCGTTTATGAAGCTGCTAATTTTCATGACCTCCGGGACATCCTTGATGTTCATGCTTTCCTTGACAAACCTTTCCATATATTGATCTATCCGTTCGTTGTCCCTTTGTCTGATATGGAGGATTTCATTGGGATTCTTGACTACCTTCCTTTGTTGGCCGAAGTTCCTGAGGAATTTTTCGCTTAACTCTTCGTAACTGTCTATGCTTCCCGGGGGAAGGCTGTCAAACCACAACCGGGCTCCTTCCGTTAAAGTTTGCACAAACATGTGGCACCACACTGGCATGGACCACCTTCCCAGTTGCCCTGCCCCCTGGAAAGCATGCAGATGATCCTCTGGATCTCTCGTTCCGTCATAGCGGTCAAAGCCTGGAGGCAGCTTTGTCTTAGGGGGCATGGGTTCCTCTGATATTCTCCTTGTGAACTGTGAGACCTCGGCCAAGTCTCGTGGTAGGTATGGTTGGTCCAAACCAGTGTTACCTGAGTTGTCTTTCTCCTTTTCCTTATGTTTCTGACCGGTGATCAAGTCCTCTCTTTCTTCGGAAGACATCTGTCTCAGGGCCGTCATGAATGTTTCCAGCTGGTCccccttatcgtttttactttgGGGGTCCGTACCTTCTCGATCAGACGGTGTGTCAAAAGAGAGTCTGGCTCTGAGGCTGTCCAACTTTTCTTGTCTCTTTAGATCGTCAAGATACTTGGTTATCTTTTCCCTGTGCATCGCCACAAAGCCAGGGGTGACATGCTCCGTTTCTTCCATGTTTTCTACCAAATTCTCGTTATCTTCCTCATGAGTAATATCCTCCACAGTGACTTTCTCCAGATCATTCTGAGCCGTTTGGGTGACACGTGAACTATGTGGAGTTGCCATGCCGTTTTTGGAAAGGTGAGTTGCTCTCTGGACGTCGAATGTTAATGTGGGAACACCGGTCAGGCTtgggtcccacggatggcgccaatgtcgaatacccaacCTCCGAATGACGTCCGTTGGGTCTTCGTTGACGTAGAGAGCTCCTGTCCTTGTTGGCTACAAAAtaataaaccgttagcctcgccacggaggaccccgggagggggatccgtgaccaagctccggcgtgagagtaagtaagCTTGCCGGATAAGGAAGAGGAACGTTTTTCGATGAAGATATTCACCGGAGAGTTCCTATCTTGGTGTGAATCTAATTAATGTGTTGTGTGTAGTAAATACAAGGAATCTTGGTCGGAGTTAACGAGGGAAATAAATGAGAGTAGTTAATGAGAATAGTGGCCGGAGATGATAATACCTGCCTTTGCCTCATCCTTGTGTCCTCTTATATAATAGCATTCCCTTATCTTCAAGA
This is a stretch of genomic DNA from Helianthus annuus cultivar XRQ/B chromosome 16, HanXRQr2.0-SUNRISE, whole genome shotgun sequence. It encodes these proteins:
- the LOC110918888 gene encoding uncharacterized protein LOC110918888, coding for MNTLFREQRGRNLEVYVDDIVIKSLTEAAMIDDIAETLNTMQDVNMKLNPGKCCFGVEEGNFLGVVVTKGGIRANPEKTQAVAEMRSPRSLRDLQQLNGRLIALNRFLSKVADKTLPFMKVLKDCIQTNKFNWTTEAETAFQEMKAYICKLPALATPVPGDPLLLYLSVSKTTISAVMMVEREGKQIPIYFISRTLKGPEERYMPLEKLALALVFASRRLRRYFQGHKVTLVTDQPLQKVLRKPEQSGRLAKWAVELGEHSLEFKPRTATKGQILADFLAEVPEDEERELQKWETLEEEERRRGDEAVWKLFTDGASSEEGNGAGITLISPEGVELTYAIRLDFENTNITAEYEALLAGMRLAQKMKAKHVEASTDSQLVVKQYQGEYETKDSIMARYVAKVKETAKAFRTFKLEYIPRGRNRKSDALSKLASVAFDHLAKEVKVEVLTSPSLDVTEVATIEGSQETWMTPIVKFLRDGTLPEGEWAARKVRVKALQYELIGEELYRRSYLGPSLKCIDMEEAEYVIREMHEGICGMHSGPRTIVRRAMNAGFYWPRMYETASEEIKKCDNCQVHAPMTHQHKHPMVPVSTSWPFQKWAIDIIGPFLEGPGGVKYVVVAIDYFTKWIEAKPLTKITRDQMRRFVLDNIVCRYGVPKELVSDNGVQFAGRPFKPWCEQMRLQQVFTSVTHAQSNGLVERANQSVIKGMKGRLGRKQKGWLEELPFVLWAYRTTPKSCNGETPFSLTYGTEAMIPAEIGSHTARMKLRDEENEQDLRMSLNLLEERREVAAVKEAHYKKLLASYYNARMKKLNLVPGDLVLRANEASLQENSGKLGPNWEGPYRITWANGKGTCKLETLEGKEVPRTWNLMQLRKYYM